A window from Puniceicoccaceae bacterium encodes these proteins:
- the dtd gene encoding D-aminoacyl-tRNA deacylase, protein MRALIQRVSQACIVINGNPGGSMDTGMVVLLGIERGDTANDLDWLLNKCLDLRIYEDSEGKMNRSLRDSGGQVMVVSQFTLYGNVKKGNRPSFNRSAAPAEAIPLYNAFVEAMRQSRGSANVITGTFGSNMQVTLTNDGPVTLLLDSRNKEL, encoded by the coding sequence AACGCGTCTCGCAGGCATGCATCGTGATCAATGGAAACCCCGGTGGATCGATGGACACAGGCATGGTGGTGTTGCTCGGCATTGAACGCGGAGATACTGCAAACGACCTCGACTGGTTGCTCAACAAGTGCCTGGACCTTCGAATCTACGAGGACAGCGAGGGAAAAATGAATCGCTCCCTGCGCGACTCCGGCGGACAGGTCATGGTCGTGAGCCAATTCACACTCTACGGCAATGTAAAAAAAGGAAACCGCCCGTCCTTCAACCGTTCGGCAGCACCAGCCGAGGCCATTCCTCTCTACAATGCCTTTGTCGAGGCGATGCGGCAATCACGGGGGTCTGCAAATGTCATCACCGGTACATTTGGTTCCAACATGCAGGTGACTCTCACCAACGACGGTCCCGTAACGCTGCTGCTCGACTCCCGCAACAAGGAGCTTTGA
- a CDS encoding glutamine--tRNA ligase/YqeY domain fusion protein, protein MEDSKETPSKPESRHFIQQAIDSDLASKRFQSVQTRFPPEPNGYLHIGHAKAICVNFEMAREYNGKCNLRMDDTNPAKEDMHYVEAIRQDISWLGFQWDRECFASDYYEQLYQWAEQLIEAGHAYVCELDAEAMRKTRGSLTEPGENSPYRDRSPEENLDLFRRMRAGEFADGSKVLRAKIDMASPNMNLRDPVMYRIQREHHFRTGDAWCIYPMYDFAHGQSDSMEGVTHSLCSLEFEDHRPLYNWFCEKLGIFHPRQIEFARFNLGYSVMSKRKLLQLVTEGYVDGWDDPRMPTLSGLRRRGYTPESIRTFCAEIGISKRQQWIDISRLENCLRRDLENKAPRVMAVQRPLKVTIQNYPEDQVEWVEAQNHPTDESFGTRQVPFSRTLFIEQDDFMEDAPKKFFRLTPGAEVRLRYSYYITCDEVIKDTDGNVIELICSYDPESKGGSTPDGRRVKGTIHWVSAAHALDARIQLYDRLFTLENPEPSNSQKKKGKTYLDALNPESLVVLENAKVEPFLKQADPRTRFQFERLGYFIRDSRAADDALVFNRTASLRDSWAKQS, encoded by the coding sequence ATGGAAGATTCCAAAGAAACGCCATCCAAACCCGAGTCCAGACATTTCATTCAACAGGCGATTGATTCCGATCTTGCCTCGAAGCGTTTTCAGTCGGTGCAAACCCGGTTTCCGCCCGAACCCAATGGCTACCTGCACATCGGGCACGCCAAGGCGATCTGTGTGAACTTTGAAATGGCGCGCGAGTACAACGGCAAGTGCAACCTGCGCATGGACGATACAAATCCGGCGAAAGAGGACATGCACTATGTTGAGGCGATCCGGCAGGATATTTCCTGGCTCGGGTTTCAGTGGGATCGCGAGTGCTTTGCGTCTGATTACTATGAGCAGCTCTACCAATGGGCTGAGCAATTGATAGAAGCCGGACACGCCTATGTGTGTGAACTTGACGCCGAAGCCATGCGCAAGACGCGGGGTTCCCTGACCGAACCCGGTGAAAACAGTCCCTATCGCGACCGCAGCCCGGAGGAAAACCTCGACCTTTTCCGCCGCATGCGGGCCGGAGAGTTCGCTGACGGCAGCAAGGTGCTGCGCGCGAAGATCGACATGGCAAGCCCCAACATGAACCTGCGGGATCCCGTCATGTATCGCATCCAGCGCGAGCATCATTTTCGCACGGGTGATGCCTGGTGCATCTATCCGATGTATGACTTCGCTCACGGGCAGTCGGACTCGATGGAAGGCGTCACGCACTCCCTCTGTTCGCTGGAGTTTGAGGATCATCGTCCGCTCTACAACTGGTTCTGCGAAAAACTCGGCATCTTCCACCCGCGCCAGATTGAGTTTGCCCGCTTCAACCTCGGTTATTCCGTGATGAGCAAGCGCAAACTGCTGCAACTCGTCACCGAGGGCTACGTCGACGGTTGGGACGATCCACGCATGCCAACCCTGAGTGGCCTGCGTCGCCGGGGGTACACGCCGGAGTCGATTCGCACCTTCTGCGCGGAGATTGGCATTTCCAAGCGGCAGCAGTGGATTGACATTTCCCGACTTGAAAACTGCCTGCGCAGAGATCTCGAAAACAAGGCACCGCGCGTGATGGCGGTACAGCGTCCGCTCAAGGTGACGATTCAGAATTACCCGGAGGACCAGGTGGAGTGGGTGGAGGCCCAGAACCATCCCACCGACGAGAGTTTTGGTACGCGACAGGTCCCTTTTTCGCGCACGCTTTTCATTGAGCAGGACGATTTCATGGAAGACGCTCCCAAAAAATTCTTCCGCCTGACGCCCGGAGCCGAGGTGCGACTGCGCTACTCCTATTACATCACCTGTGATGAGGTGATCAAGGATACCGACGGCAACGTCATCGAGTTGATTTGCAGCTACGATCCGGAGTCCAAGGGAGGCAGTACTCCCGATGGAAGACGCGTGAAGGGCACGATTCACTGGGTTTCGGCGGCCCACGCGCTCGACGCCCGCATCCAGCTGTATGACCGGCTTTTCACCCTGGAGAACCCGGAACCCAGCAATTCGCAGAAAAAAAAGGGCAAGACTTACCTCGACGCACTCAACCCGGAGTCCCTGGTCGTGCTCGAAAACGCCAAGGTGGAACCCTTCCTCAAGCAGGCCGACCCGCGCACCCGCTTCCAGTTCGAACGCCTCGGCTATTTCATCCGGGACAGCCGCGCAGCGGACGACGCGTTGGTCTTCAATCGCACCGCCTCCCTTCGCGACTCCTGGGCCAAGCAGAGCTGA
- a CDS encoding glutamate--tRNA ligase family protein, giving the protein MSQVRVRFAPSPTGFFHIGSARTALFNWLYARKTGGTFVLRIEDTDKQRNTEEALRVLLDGMRWLGLDWDEGPEKGGDYGPYFQSERSAIYADYLQRLRDKGRAYDKDGAVFFKVSGEPQVIQDEVRGRVERMEEQDFVIIRSDGNPVFHFVNVVDDITMKITHVIRGEDHLSNTSKHTELFQAFGEPVPVYAHIPLILKQSGPGKMSKRDKGALIEEYQQQHFLPSAVRNYLCLLGWNPKDNREVMPIETILEEFSFAGIQKGSAKFDEKKMAYINTETLRGLEIGTFSWMASQILADAGQLPEDTDESYLQRVMQLVQPKVNGLDSLADYVTYFFNDAFPVDAKVTERLQKKGELSTLLEQLQSTLQPVQDWSEGELERSLQALAEAHGQEKPFAWFPTLRWAVSGVGGGPDLMPLLVVLGKDRVMNRLANALQRVG; this is encoded by the coding sequence ATGTCGCAAGTTCGTGTCAGATTCGCACCCTCTCCCACAGGGTTTTTCCACATCGGAAGCGCGCGCACCGCGCTGTTCAACTGGCTCTACGCCCGTAAGACGGGCGGAACCTTTGTGCTGCGCATCGAAGATACTGACAAGCAACGTAATACGGAGGAAGCACTGAGAGTGTTGCTTGACGGCATGCGCTGGCTTGGACTCGACTGGGACGAGGGTCCGGAAAAGGGTGGGGACTACGGTCCGTATTTCCAGAGCGAACGCAGCGCGATCTACGCGGACTACCTGCAGCGACTGCGCGACAAGGGGCGTGCTTACGACAAGGATGGCGCGGTTTTTTTTAAGGTTTCCGGTGAGCCGCAGGTAATTCAGGATGAAGTGCGCGGGCGTGTGGAGCGCATGGAGGAGCAGGACTTTGTGATCATCCGCTCCGATGGGAACCCCGTGTTTCACTTTGTGAATGTGGTGGATGATATCACCATGAAGATCACACACGTGATTCGCGGAGAAGACCACCTCTCCAATACTTCCAAGCATACCGAACTGTTTCAGGCATTTGGCGAACCCGTGCCCGTCTATGCGCACATCCCGCTCATCCTCAAGCAGTCGGGTCCAGGCAAAATGAGCAAGCGCGACAAGGGTGCCCTGATCGAGGAGTATCAGCAGCAGCACTTTCTGCCCTCTGCTGTGCGCAACTACCTCTGTCTGCTTGGGTGGAATCCGAAGGACAACCGCGAGGTGATGCCGATCGAGACGATTCTGGAAGAGTTCAGCTTCGCCGGTATTCAGAAGGGCAGTGCCAAGTTCGATGAGAAGAAGATGGCCTACATCAATACGGAAACCCTGCGTGGGCTGGAGATCGGCACCTTCTCATGGATGGCGAGCCAGATCCTGGCAGATGCGGGTCAGTTACCCGAAGATACTGATGAGAGCTACCTGCAGCGTGTCATGCAGCTTGTTCAGCCCAAGGTCAATGGTCTCGATTCGTTGGCGGACTATGTGACCTATTTTTTCAATGACGCATTTCCGGTCGATGCCAAGGTGACCGAGCGACTGCAGAAAAAGGGAGAACTCTCCACCCTGCTCGAACAGTTGCAGTCCACACTGCAGCCTGTGCAGGACTGGAGCGAAGGTGAACTGGAGCGTTCCCTGCAGGCGCTTGCCGAAGCACATGGGCAGGAGAAACCCTTCGCCTGGTTTCCAACCCTTCGCTGGGCCGTCAGTGGCGTGGGCGGTGGTCCCGATCTGATGCCGCTGCTCGTGGTGCTTGGAAAAGACCGCGTCATGAACCGTCTGGCCAATGCTCTTCAACGAGTGGGTTGA
- a CDS encoding RluA family pseudouridine synthase yields the protein MNLNLELDPAWVKRFTGEAASLVQEGEFSQWILHEDDHILALNKPGWLVCHPSKQGPMSSLVGAAKIHLNSDKGHLVSRLDRETSGIVLIAKTRFGASQYQKAIEQRRVGKHYWVWVQGKLMGEQEVNQPLAKDLESEVYVKQTVRKSNSAQSALTRFEGMHYDAAADVSVVKAIPVTGRKHQIRAHLHWLGHPVIGDKLYGPDDRLYLEFIEQGWTPRLQQALGFPRQALHAAALEFEGLDPRLAYRFVAPLPPDLAALSASVGWSPPL from the coding sequence ATGAATCTGAATCTCGAGCTGGATCCTGCATGGGTAAAACGCTTTACGGGCGAGGCGGCATCGCTTGTGCAGGAGGGAGAGTTTTCCCAGTGGATCCTGCACGAGGATGACCACATCCTGGCTTTGAACAAGCCCGGCTGGCTCGTCTGCCATCCCTCCAAGCAGGGACCGATGTCGAGCCTTGTCGGCGCTGCCAAAATTCACCTCAACTCTGACAAGGGACACCTCGTCAGTCGTCTGGATCGTGAGACCAGCGGCATTGTGCTCATCGCGAAGACGCGCTTTGGCGCAAGTCAGTATCAGAAAGCCATTGAACAGCGCCGTGTAGGCAAGCATTATTGGGTATGGGTTCAGGGAAAACTGATGGGGGAACAGGAGGTGAACCAGCCCCTCGCGAAAGACCTTGAGAGCGAGGTTTATGTGAAGCAGACCGTACGCAAGTCCAACTCTGCACAGTCAGCGCTCACGCGCTTTGAAGGCATGCACTACGATGCAGCGGCAGACGTGAGCGTGGTCAAAGCGATTCCGGTTACCGGGCGCAAACACCAGATTCGCGCGCACCTGCACTGGCTGGGACATCCGGTGATCGGGGACAAGCTCTATGGGCCGGATGATCGCCTCTACCTCGAGTTCATTGAACAGGGCTGGACACCCCGTTTGCAGCAGGCTCTCGGGTTCCCGCGACAGGCTCTGCATGCGGCTGCACTCGAGTTTGAGGGACTGGACCCGAGGCTTGCATATCGCTTTGTCGCACCGCTTCCGCCGGACCTCGCTGCGCTTAGTGCTTCGGTCGGTTGGAGTCCACCGCTTTAG
- a CDS encoding CTP synthase has product MKYIFVTGGVVSSLGKGLTAAALGALLEQRGLRIKLQKFDPYLNVDPGTMNPFQHGEVYVLDDGAETDLDLGHYERFTNCRLSRRNNLTSGQVYESVLKKERLGEYLGKTVQVIPHVTDEIKANLYNAGDEVDVLITEIGGTIGDIEGLPFLEAMRQFALEVGKANVLFIHVTLLPYIKAAGELKSKPSQQSVAKMREIGIQPDILVCRTEHPLDMSIRQKLSMFCNVPVQAVIEEQDVESSIYELPLMLQKENLDTLVVNALGITNPQQSMDEWRDIVRRLKFPAKRTTVGVVGKYIELQDAYKSVYESLTHAGIAHDCEVNIVRLDAESFETEQGLKQLDSLDGIVIPGGFGGRGIEGKINAARYAREHNIPYFGLCLGLHILTIEFARNVLGLEKANSHEFDEHCPDPVIYLMEEQKDVTHKGASMRLGAYQCELIPGTHSAEAYGKQLISERHRHRYEFNSAYTERFAAAGLRVAGINPERGLVEIAEIAEHPFMVGVQFHPEFQSKPNAPHPLFRAFVGACLQRKEPK; this is encoded by the coding sequence ATGAAATACATATTTGTGACAGGTGGAGTGGTTTCCTCCCTCGGTAAAGGGCTGACAGCCGCTGCATTGGGCGCGCTGCTTGAGCAACGCGGGCTACGCATCAAACTCCAGAAGTTCGACCCCTACCTCAATGTGGACCCGGGCACCATGAATCCGTTCCAGCATGGAGAGGTGTATGTGCTCGATGATGGAGCTGAAACCGATCTGGATCTCGGACACTACGAGCGTTTCACAAACTGCCGCCTGTCCCGCCGGAACAATCTCACTTCGGGACAGGTCTACGAATCGGTTCTGAAAAAGGAGCGTCTCGGGGAGTATCTCGGCAAGACGGTACAGGTGATTCCCCACGTCACAGATGAAATCAAGGCCAATCTCTACAATGCTGGCGATGAAGTTGATGTGCTGATTACCGAAATCGGTGGCACCATCGGTGATATTGAGGGCCTGCCTTTTCTCGAAGCCATGCGCCAGTTTGCACTGGAGGTGGGCAAGGCCAATGTGCTTTTCATCCACGTTACCCTGCTGCCCTACATCAAGGCTGCCGGGGAGCTGAAATCCAAACCCAGTCAGCAGAGCGTGGCAAAGATGCGCGAGATCGGTATCCAGCCCGACATCCTTGTATGTCGCACAGAACACCCGCTCGACATGTCGATTCGGCAAAAGCTTAGCATGTTCTGCAATGTACCCGTGCAGGCCGTGATTGAGGAGCAGGATGTGGAGTCATCCATCTACGAACTCCCGCTCATGCTGCAAAAAGAAAATCTCGACACCCTTGTGGTCAACGCGCTGGGCATCACCAATCCTCAACAATCCATGGACGAGTGGCGCGATATCGTGCGCCGCCTCAAATTTCCTGCAAAACGCACCACCGTTGGCGTTGTCGGAAAGTACATTGAACTGCAGGATGCCTACAAATCCGTATATGAATCGCTGACCCATGCAGGCATTGCCCACGATTGCGAGGTGAACATCGTTCGCCTCGATGCGGAGTCGTTCGAAACCGAACAGGGACTCAAGCAGCTCGACAGTCTCGATGGCATCGTGATTCCCGGAGGATTTGGAGGACGCGGCATTGAGGGAAAGATCAACGCAGCCCGCTACGCACGCGAACACAACATCCCCTACTTTGGCCTGTGTCTGGGTCTGCACATCCTCACCATCGAATTTGCCCGAAACGTGCTCGGACTCGAAAAAGCCAACAGTCACGAATTTGATGAGCACTGCCCGGACCCGGTCATCTATCTGATGGAGGAGCAAAAGGACGTCACGCACAAGGGTGCATCCATGCGCCTTGGGGCTTATCAATGCGAGCTGATTCCCGGCACACACAGTGCGGAGGCGTATGGAAAGCAGCTGATCAGCGAGCGTCATCGGCACCGCTACGAGTTCAACTCCGCCTACACCGAACGCTTTGCCGCAGCGGGCCTGCGCGTCGCCGGAATCAATCCTGAGCGCGGTTTGGTGGAAATTGCGGAAATCGCAGAACATCCATTTATGGTGGGCGTACAGTTCCACCCGGAGTTTCAGTCCAAACCCAACGCACCCCATCCCCTGTTCCGCGCCTTTGTGGGAGCCTGCCTGCAGCGCAAGGAACCCAAATAA
- the kdsA gene encoding 3-deoxy-8-phosphooctulonate synthase: protein MLFNPQQLLLLAGPCSLESESLALKVATTLKGLGDTYPDLNLIFKGSFDKANRTSLSSDRGTGLATGLEIFRAVKKETGLPCVTDVHLPEQAEAVAEVCDVLQIPAFLCRQTDLLVAAARTGRVVNVKKGQFLSPYEMEFVVNKLEQAGAKEIWLTDRGTTFGYQNLVVDMRSMPIMSRSGHPVILDATHAVQLPGASGGKSGGQREFVTTLASAALAAGAKGLFLETHPDPASAISDAESQLPLEQLQRWLPHWIQLWKCARQFPVD, encoded by the coding sequence ATGTTATTTAATCCACAACAACTCCTGCTGCTCGCCGGTCCCTGCTCGCTTGAATCGGAGTCTCTCGCACTGAAGGTCGCGACCACGCTCAAAGGACTCGGGGACACCTATCCCGATCTCAACCTCATCTTCAAGGGATCGTTTGACAAAGCCAACCGCACCTCACTCAGCAGTGACCGGGGCACGGGACTCGCGACCGGACTCGAGATTTTTCGTGCCGTCAAGAAGGAGACAGGCTTGCCCTGTGTGACAGATGTGCATCTTCCCGAACAGGCTGAAGCCGTTGCCGAAGTGTGCGATGTGCTCCAGATCCCGGCGTTCCTGTGTCGGCAGACCGACCTGCTGGTCGCCGCTGCCCGGACCGGTCGCGTCGTCAACGTCAAGAAGGGACAGTTTCTCTCGCCCTATGAAATGGAATTTGTCGTCAATAAGCTGGAACAGGCAGGGGCAAAGGAGATCTGGCTGACGGACCGTGGCACAACGTTCGGGTATCAGAATCTGGTGGTGGACATGCGAAGCATGCCGATCATGAGTCGTTCGGGTCATCCCGTCATCCTCGATGCCACCCATGCGGTGCAACTGCCGGGGGCCAGCGGAGGTAAAAGCGGAGGACAACGCGAATTCGTAACCACTCTCGCCAGTGCTGCACTGGCCGCCGGAGCCAAGGGTCTCTTTCTCGAAACCCATCCCGATCCCGCCAGTGCCATCTCGGATGCGGAGAGCCAGCTGCCGCTCGAGCAGCTCCAGCGCTGGTTGCCCCACTGGATCCAGTTGTGGAAGTGTGCCCGTCAATTCCCTGTCGATTGA
- the ispH gene encoding 4-hydroxy-3-methylbut-2-enyl diphosphate reductase: protein MKVIRSKSAGFCWGVDRAINIARDYAQKGKSVVYTDGPLIHNQQMMSMLEKEGIQEIGDYQSQSDLTLTETDKQDAVMVVRAHGISPDRRKYLKSLGMEFRDATCPDVGIIAGKIKQHARKGFATVIFGDPKHPEVIGLLGYANGNGHVIQSREDIDQLPDLGNDVCMVSQSTMFIHEFEDLSNHLRERYPELRIFNTICGATRERQTDLVKLVNEGAEAIVVIGGHHSANTRKLAKLAKLQGRPTFHIETAKDLDAEALRDFQTVGVTAGASTPDFIIDEVCKTLEKL, encoded by the coding sequence ATGAAGGTTATCAGATCCAAGAGTGCAGGATTTTGCTGGGGAGTTGATCGTGCCATCAACATTGCAAGGGATTACGCGCAAAAGGGGAAATCCGTCGTGTACACCGATGGCCCGCTGATCCACAATCAGCAAATGATGTCCATGCTCGAAAAGGAGGGTATCCAGGAAATCGGGGACTATCAGAGCCAGAGTGACCTCACCCTGACGGAAACGGACAAACAGGATGCGGTTATGGTCGTACGCGCTCACGGTATCTCCCCGGATCGACGCAAGTATCTGAAGTCGCTGGGCATGGAATTTCGCGATGCCACCTGCCCCGACGTTGGCATCATTGCCGGCAAGATCAAGCAGCACGCACGCAAGGGCTTTGCAACCGTGATTTTTGGAGATCCCAAACATCCTGAAGTGATCGGATTGCTCGGCTATGCAAATGGAAACGGACACGTGATCCAGTCCCGCGAGGATATTGACCAGTTGCCCGATCTGGGTAACGACGTCTGTATGGTGTCACAATCCACCATGTTCATCCATGAGTTTGAAGATCTCTCAAACCACCTGCGCGAGCGCTATCCGGAACTCCGCATTTTTAATACGATTTGTGGAGCAACTCGCGAACGTCAAACCGATCTGGTCAAGCTCGTGAATGAGGGTGCCGAAGCCATCGTGGTCATTGGGGGTCACCACTCTGCCAATACGCGTAAACTCGCCAAGCTCGCCAAGCTTCAGGGCAGACCGACCTTCCACATTGAAACCGCCAAGGATCTCGACGCCGAAGCCCTGCGCGATTTTCAGACCGTTGGAGTCACGGCGGGGGCCTCAACCCCCGACTTCATCATCGACGAGGTCTGCAAAACCCTCGAAAAGCTGTAG
- a CDS encoding DUF2959 domain-containing protein gives MKSSMLSLAALLPLLLLSSCQTPYYAAMEKVGVHKRDILMDRVEKGKEAQQQAKEQFASALEEFSALTNFDGGSLQITYDRLHRELERSEKRAKDVKDRIDAIEEVSKALFKEWKKEIGDYQNESYRAISETQLQQTRERYDVLIRVMKRAEASIEPVLVTFRDQVLFLKHNLNAQAIASLGEQSALLKSDVTALLLEMEQSIAEADAFIASMQPDA, from the coding sequence ATGAAATCGAGCATGCTTTCTCTCGCAGCGTTGTTGCCATTGCTGTTGCTCAGCAGTTGTCAGACGCCCTACTACGCCGCCATGGAAAAAGTCGGCGTGCACAAGCGCGACATTCTGATGGATCGGGTGGAAAAGGGGAAAGAAGCACAGCAGCAGGCCAAGGAACAGTTTGCGTCTGCGCTCGAGGAATTTTCCGCACTGACAAATTTTGACGGCGGCAGCCTGCAGATCACCTATGACCGCCTTCATCGCGAACTTGAGCGCAGCGAGAAGCGGGCAAAAGACGTGAAGGATCGAATCGACGCCATTGAGGAGGTCTCCAAAGCCCTCTTCAAGGAATGGAAAAAGGAGATTGGCGACTACCAAAACGAGTCCTACCGTGCGATCAGTGAAACACAGCTGCAACAGACCCGCGAGCGCTACGATGTGTTGATTCGGGTGATGAAACGGGCAGAAGCATCCATTGAACCGGTGCTCGTCACGTTTCGGGATCAGGTGCTCTTCCTCAAGCACAATCTCAACGCTCAGGCAATTGCCTCCCTTGGAGAACAAAGCGCACTGCTCAAGTCTGATGTCACCGCGCTGCTGCTCGAAATGGAGCAATCCATTGCCGAAGCCGACGCCTTCATCGCAAGCATGCAGCCAGATGCCTGA
- the metF gene encoding methylenetetrahydrofolate reductase [NAD(P)H]: MHIADILQAHRPCFSFEFFPPKSEEASAQLFQTLEELVTLRPGYASVTYGAGGGTRELTHDLVVKTQQRTGLSIVSHLTTVGHTRDEIAAILDKYASSGIRNIMALRGDPPQGCPDGGTVPGGFTYAAELVAFIKQRYPDMGIGVAGFPEGHPGCPNRLLEIEYLKRKVDAGADYICTQLFFDNRDFYDFCERCALAGIHVPIVAGIMPLLTQKAMVRTSELALGARIPARLQKAMQRTENDRQAREVGIHWATQQVQDLIDQEVAGVHFYTLNKSDATKQIYRSLGIRDSAQISRT; encoded by the coding sequence ATGCACATTGCCGATATACTCCAGGCACATCGCCCGTGTTTCAGTTTTGAATTTTTCCCTCCCAAATCGGAAGAGGCCTCTGCCCAATTGTTTCAAACTCTAGAGGAGCTGGTCACGCTACGTCCGGGCTATGCAAGCGTGACCTATGGAGCCGGAGGTGGCACGCGTGAGCTGACACATGATCTTGTGGTCAAAACGCAGCAGCGCACCGGTCTGAGCATTGTTTCCCACCTGACAACGGTCGGTCACACCCGAGACGAGATCGCAGCGATCCTTGACAAATACGCCAGCAGTGGCATCCGCAACATCATGGCGCTCAGGGGGGACCCGCCACAGGGATGCCCGGACGGCGGAACGGTGCCGGGTGGGTTTACCTACGCAGCCGAGCTGGTGGCCTTTATCAAGCAGCGTTACCCGGATATGGGCATCGGTGTTGCGGGTTTTCCCGAAGGGCATCCGGGCTGCCCCAATCGACTGTTGGAGATCGAATACCTCAAGCGCAAGGTCGATGCAGGGGCGGACTACATTTGTACCCAGCTGTTTTTTGACAATCGGGATTTTTATGATTTCTGCGAGCGCTGCGCATTAGCGGGCATCCACGTCCCCATTGTGGCAGGCATCATGCCTTTGCTCACGCAAAAGGCGATGGTGCGCACGAGCGAGCTGGCACTGGGCGCTCGCATTCCTGCACGCCTCCAGAAGGCGATGCAGCGCACGGAGAATGATCGCCAGGCCCGTGAGGTAGGCATTCACTGGGCTACCCAACAGGTTCAGGATCTCATCGATCAGGAAGTTGCCGGCGTGCACTTTTACACGCTGAACAAGTCCGATGCGACCAAGCAGATTTATCGATCACTGGGTATTCGGGACAGCGCTCAGATCTCCCGAACCTGA
- the ftsY gene encoding signal recognition particle-docking protein FtsY, translating to MSRFFKFFKKGFSRTSDRVASVLGVKKIDDATLEELEATLYAADFGIETTESIIEAMQVAFRKNRELQQQEGAVIGKQVLMQHLEGAEGRLDVPESRPVVISLVGVNGSGKTTTAAKLGKLLQEQGQSVLIAACDTFRVAANAQLKTWCERLDLPLITSHQGADAAAVAYDAYAAASSRGVDYLILDTAGRLHTKGNLMDELAKIRRVLQKHDANAPHHSWLVVDGSIGTNSIEQARQFHQYFPLSGLIVTKLDGTSKGGAIVAIFRELDLPVYFVGLGEKPEDLKPFDREDYASAVFGLSGAD from the coding sequence ATGAGCCGATTTTTCAAATTCTTCAAAAAGGGATTTTCCCGCACGTCAGACCGGGTAGCTTCTGTGCTTGGGGTCAAAAAGATCGACGACGCCACATTGGAAGAACTGGAGGCAACACTCTACGCTGCCGACTTTGGAATCGAAACGACCGAGAGCATCATTGAGGCGATGCAGGTGGCGTTTCGCAAAAACAGGGAGCTGCAACAGCAGGAAGGGGCTGTGATCGGGAAACAAGTGCTCATGCAGCATCTGGAAGGAGCCGAAGGGCGCCTTGACGTCCCGGAATCTCGTCCGGTCGTGATCAGTCTGGTAGGGGTCAATGGATCGGGCAAAACCACAACCGCTGCAAAACTGGGCAAGCTGTTGCAGGAGCAGGGGCAGAGTGTTCTCATTGCAGCTTGCGACACCTTTCGCGTGGCGGCCAATGCGCAACTGAAGACCTGGTGCGAGCGTCTCGACCTGCCTCTGATCACCAGCCATCAGGGTGCAGACGCTGCAGCAGTGGCCTACGATGCATACGCTGCTGCCAGCAGCCGAGGGGTGGACTATCTTATTCTCGATACTGCAGGACGTCTGCACACCAAGGGTAACCTCATGGATGAGCTGGCGAAGATCCGGCGCGTGCTGCAAAAACACGATGCGAACGCACCTCACCACAGTTGGTTGGTTGTCGATGGCAGCATCGGCACCAACTCGATTGAACAGGCGCGGCAGTTTCACCAGTATTTCCCGCTCAGTGGACTCATCGTGACCAAGCTCGACGGAACCTCGAAGGGCGGAGCCATCGTTGCGATTTTTCGGGAACTTGACCTTCCGGTTTATTTTGTCGGATTGGGTGAAAAGCCGGAGGATCTTAAACCCTTTGACCGTGAGGATTACGCCTCAGCTGTCTTTGGCTTGTCCGGAGCGGACTGA
- the nusB gene encoding transcription antitermination factor NusB gives MNRKPSQRSDNRRAAMQFLYAWEYNRPEVLNDAIRSFFENEPNEREYYRFAEQIIRGVIEHVQTIDEDIRRLAKNWSFDRIARVDLAILRIAIFELRFCEDIPPVVSINEAVELGKEFSKDDSKRFINGILDKIKDGLGRPARTAKRTDSASDAGSDVLDGLV, from the coding sequence ATGAACCGAAAACCATCTCAACGCAGTGACAACCGCCGGGCGGCAATGCAATTTCTCTATGCATGGGAATACAATCGTCCCGAAGTACTTAACGATGCCATCCGGTCGTTTTTTGAGAACGAACCCAATGAGCGTGAATACTATCGCTTTGCCGAGCAGATCATTCGCGGTGTGATTGAGCATGTGCAGACCATCGACGAAGACATCCGTCGCCTCGCGAAAAACTGGTCGTTTGATCGCATCGCGAGGGTGGACTTGGCGATTCTTCGCATTGCGATTTTTGAACTTCGATTCTGCGAGGATATTCCACCCGTGGTCAGCATCAATGAGGCCGTCGAACTGGGGAAGGAGTTCTCCAAAGACGACAGTAAGCGCTTCATCAATGGGATTCTGGACAAAATCAAGGATGGACTGGGTCGCCCCGCGCGCACGGCGAAGCGAACGGACTCAGCCTCAGACGCGGGTTCGGACGTGTTGGATGGACTGGTCTGA